The nucleotide sequence GATAGAAGAAATGGGAATTGTGGCAGAAATTTCTTCTTATCTGGGAGAAGCTGATGAGTATTTTTACTCGAATTATCGTGCAACTTATTATTATAATCCAGGATATTTCTTTGTTGCTGATTCTTGGAAGCGTATAGGAGAACCAACTGAAAAGACCAATAAAATTTGGTGGGTGAGCCCTCAAGAAGCGCTTGTGAAATTGAAACGTGGTAGCCACCGATGGGCAGTCGAGAGATGGATCGAAAAAAATAAAAACTGAAAGAAAGCGAGTAGATCAGCTTTCTCTCAGTTTTTTTATTTATTACAGTACATATTTTTTGATTGCTTCAGCTACACCGTGCTCGTCGTTTGATGAAGTGATGACATTTGCTGCTTCTTTGACAAGAGAAACGGCATTTCCCATTGCTACTCCTAGACCAGCATATTCAATCATGGATAAGTCGTTCTCGTTATCTCCGATAGCCATGATTTCATCTTGATCAATACCAAGGTGCTGTGCGAGATTCGCAACTGCCGCACCTTTACTTGCTTCTTTATTTAGTACTTCGAAGTAATAGGGCGCACTTTTGACCGTTGTGTATTTATCACGGAAAGTTTGCGGTAAACGCGCAATTGCTGCATCTAAAATTTCTGGTTCGTCGATCATCATCAT is from Enterococcus faecium and encodes:
- a CDS encoding NUDIX domain-containing protein yields the protein MDKPIFGEKKQSANYQTRYAAYIVIERDKRIAVIEAPNGAFFLPGGEIEGEETKEEAIVRELIEEMGIVAEISSYLGEADEYFYSNYRATYYYNPGYFFVADSWKRIGEPTEKTNKIWWVSPQEALVKLKRGSHRWAVERWIEKNKN